One Paenibacillus sp. FSL H7-0737 DNA segment encodes these proteins:
- a CDS encoding MalY/PatB family protein — MKYDFDRVIDRRNTRSYKWDQSEKLFGEKDIMPLWVADMDFESPPAVKEAILRRAEQGVYGYSVPSDSYKEAITSWFRRRHDWEIKPEWISDSPGIVTSLSFAVELFTEPGDEVILQSPVYYPFYDVIQMNDRKVAKNPLVIRNGRFEMDYEQLEGLMQGGAKLLLLCSPHNPGGRVWEREELLKLGELCLRYGVTVISDEIHCDLALPGYEHIPFASLSEEIANITLTTLAATKTFNLPGLQSSFIVSSNPELKLKFDRKMKALSLHMASYFAQGAVEAAYNDGEEWLDELLEYVSGNVDYAISYLSEHLPQVQVMHPQGTYLLWVDCRGLNLDIDGLKQLMYKEAKVAFNEGSVFGTEGQGHLRINLACPRSILVEALDRFCRAALAYTAK; from the coding sequence TTGAAGTATGATTTCGATCGCGTAATTGACCGCCGTAATACACGTTCTTACAAGTGGGACCAGTCCGAGAAGTTGTTTGGTGAGAAGGATATTATGCCACTTTGGGTGGCAGACATGGATTTTGAAAGTCCTCCTGCAGTGAAGGAAGCGATTCTGCGCCGCGCAGAACAAGGGGTTTACGGATACAGTGTACCTAGTGACTCTTATAAAGAAGCTATCACGTCGTGGTTCAGAAGACGGCATGATTGGGAAATTAAACCGGAATGGATTTCGGATTCTCCCGGAATCGTAACCTCCTTAAGTTTTGCTGTAGAGCTGTTTACCGAGCCGGGGGACGAGGTTATTTTACAGTCGCCAGTCTATTATCCCTTCTATGACGTCATCCAAATGAATGATCGCAAGGTCGCCAAGAATCCGCTTGTTATTCGTAATGGACGCTTCGAGATGGATTATGAGCAATTGGAAGGGCTGATGCAAGGTGGAGCCAAGCTGCTGCTTTTATGTAGTCCGCATAATCCGGGTGGTAGAGTATGGGAAAGAGAAGAGCTGCTGAAGCTTGGTGAGCTCTGTCTGCGTTATGGAGTGACCGTAATCTCTGATGAGATTCATTGTGATTTGGCGCTTCCAGGTTATGAGCATATCCCTTTTGCATCCTTATCTGAGGAAATTGCGAATATTACACTAACCACACTTGCCGCGACCAAAACCTTCAATCTACCGGGGTTACAATCTTCTTTTATCGTGTCTTCCAATCCGGAATTGAAGCTTAAATTTGATCGAAAAATGAAAGCCTTGAGTTTACATATGGCTAGCTACTTCGCCCAAGGTGCAGTAGAAGCTGCCTATAATGATGGTGAAGAATGGTTGGATGAGCTTTTAGAGTACGTGTCAGGCAATGTGGACTATGCGATTAGCTATTTGTCGGAGCATTTACCGCAGGTCCAAGTGATGCATCCGCAAGGCACATACCTGCTATGGGTTGACTGCCGCGGTCTGAATCTGGATATAGATGGACTTAAACAGCTGATGTACAAAGAGGCTAAAGTTGCTTTTAATGAAGGCTCTGTCTTTGGAACTGAGGGACAAGGTCATCTGCGGATCAATCTGGCTTGTCCTAGATCTATTCTAGTTGAAGCGTTAGATCGCTTTTGCCGAGCAGCTCTAGCTTATACTGCGAAATAA
- a CDS encoding nucleoside hydrolase, producing MSKTRIIIDADTGIDDALAILYALRAPNVIVEGITTVFGNIDVDKAADNSLRLIELAKPGYEIPVAIGASKALVREHSGYATHVHGENGIGNVEIAPSSQRPISETASEFIVRMANENPGEIVLVTLAHLTNLSMALDMDPGIKNTLKKVVVMGGTIFNPGNRTPVAEANIAGDPEAADHVFTSGLPVMMVGLDVTLKTRITQEHIDLLNRFGREENKAIISFMEQSLTHYFNFYREANFLINSAPLHDPLALMVALQPDLVTYKEMNVRVEHKGEFTSGMVVADLRAQPKVGKPIQVAVDVDVERAVGTFLSVFM from the coding sequence ATGAGCAAAACACGAATTATTATTGATGCAGACACAGGTATTGATGACGCACTGGCAATTCTATATGCATTACGCGCTCCAAACGTAATTGTAGAAGGAATTACAACCGTTTTTGGGAATATTGATGTCGACAAGGCGGCGGACAATTCACTGCGACTGATTGAGCTTGCTAAGCCTGGTTATGAGATTCCTGTAGCTATTGGAGCATCCAAGGCACTTGTTCGTGAGCACTCAGGCTACGCCACTCATGTGCATGGTGAGAACGGTATTGGTAATGTGGAAATTGCTCCATCCAGCCAGCGTCCCATTAGCGAAACTGCATCTGAGTTTATTGTTCGGATGGCTAATGAGAATCCCGGAGAAATTGTATTAGTTACACTGGCACATCTAACCAACCTTTCGATGGCGCTTGATATGGATCCTGGTATTAAGAATACTTTGAAAAAAGTAGTGGTGATGGGCGGTACGATCTTCAATCCCGGCAATAGAACACCGGTTGCAGAAGCGAATATTGCTGGAGACCCTGAAGCTGCAGATCATGTATTTACATCTGGACTTCCTGTTATGATGGTAGGTTTAGACGTTACGCTTAAGACGCGGATTACCCAAGAGCATATCGATTTATTAAACCGTTTTGGACGTGAAGAGAATAAAGCGATCATTTCGTTTATGGAACAATCGCTCACTCATTATTTTAATTTCTATCGTGAAGCGAACTTTTTGATTAACAGTGCACCGCTGCATGATCCTCTCGCGCTTATGGTTGCGCTGCAACCAGATCTAGTAACCTATAAAGAAATGAATGTTCGTGTGGAGCACAAAGGTGAGTTTACATCGGGAATGGTCGTAGCGGATTTGCGGGCTCAGCCAAAAGTGGGTAAACCCATACAAGTTGCTGTGGATGTAGATGTTGAACGAGCAGTGGGAACCTTTTTGAGCGTGTTTATGTAA
- a CDS encoding stalk domain-containing protein, whose product MNKRIGKLVLCLAISLGGTTALFQNTTQAAPAGGVSIVLDGYALPFPVEPVVMNGTTMVPFRAISEALGINVEWNQALKKITATKTDTVGTKVVTLTLGSKNAGVNGEVVKLGVAPQTIRNNTMIPLSFFGQQFGAGVAWDQATKTVSITSPKTDMYKLGFYALSSYSEISLLPSFDAVAFGWSGIDKSGQFTTTGTDFRWPQAAGDVTPESIVSNAAAGGTAPYLMVFSGDTAAELTKNLEDKTLQEQTITGIVDLATQKGFQGITLDLEGLGLTGDKAKVQADYNAFVKNLSQKAHAAGLKLTVILHPLNSSYKGYDYKTLGSLADDLVIMAYDYLQEKKIPEPMSLVDEGIRLALQQVSKDKLILGISVYSENETSVNSKVGLAKRYGLKGIAIWRVGLIGQPVWNEMGKSVEL is encoded by the coding sequence ATGAACAAACGGATTGGCAAATTGGTTTTATGTCTGGCGATTTCGCTAGGCGGCACCACGGCATTATTCCAAAACACTACACAAGCAGCACCCGCAGGTGGAGTTAGTATTGTGCTGGATGGTTATGCACTGCCGTTTCCAGTAGAGCCTGTTGTGATGAACGGAACGACGATGGTTCCATTCCGGGCGATATCAGAAGCGCTGGGGATCAACGTAGAGTGGAATCAAGCACTTAAGAAAATTACCGCGACCAAGACGGATACAGTGGGTACTAAAGTGGTAACGTTGACCCTTGGTAGTAAAAATGCAGGCGTAAACGGCGAAGTTGTGAAGCTAGGGGTTGCCCCGCAAACGATCCGTAATAACACGATGATTCCACTTAGCTTCTTCGGCCAGCAGTTTGGTGCGGGCGTAGCATGGGATCAAGCAACGAAGACGGTATCGATCACTTCACCGAAGACGGATATGTACAAGCTGGGCTTTTATGCGCTTAGCTCATACAGTGAAATTTCGTTACTTCCTAGCTTCGATGCTGTAGCTTTTGGGTGGAGCGGGATTGATAAAAGTGGACAATTCACCACGACAGGCACTGACTTTAGATGGCCTCAAGCAGCTGGGGATGTAACCCCAGAGTCTATTGTCTCGAATGCAGCAGCAGGTGGCACAGCGCCTTATCTGATGGTCTTTTCTGGTGATACTGCAGCGGAGCTCACGAAGAATCTGGAAGATAAAACGCTTCAAGAGCAGACGATTACAGGAATCGTTGATCTGGCTACACAAAAGGGATTCCAAGGCATCACGCTGGATCTCGAGGGACTGGGTCTAACGGGAGATAAAGCAAAGGTGCAAGCCGATTATAATGCTTTTGTGAAGAATTTATCTCAAAAAGCACATGCAGCAGGTCTTAAGCTCACGGTTATTCTTCATCCATTAAACAGCTCTTATAAAGGTTATGATTACAAGACGCTGGGAAGCCTCGCAGACGATTTGGTCATTATGGCTTATGATTATTTGCAAGAGAAAAAAATTCCAGAGCCGATGAGTTTAGTTGATGAAGGCATCCGGCTTGCACTTCAGCAAGTGAGTAAGGATAAGCTGATTCTCGGTATTTCCGTATACAGTGAGAATGAAACATCAGTAAATTCCAAGGTTGGACTTGCCAAACGTTATGGTCTTAAAGGGATTGCAATCTGGCGTGTGGGCTTGATTGGACAGCCTGTCTGGAATGAGATGGGCAAGTCGGTGGAGTTGTAG